Within Dysgonomonas sp. HDW5A, the genomic segment CGGTAATGGGAATATTATTCTCCCCACACTATGGACAATCCTATTACGAAATCTCTTTAGGAAATAGTGTTGATGTTGTTAATTTTGCATCACTACACAATCAACGAGGTTTGCGAACTTATTTTACGGCAGATATTCCTATCTCGAAAATATCCTTGCGTGTAGGTTATTTAGGTGCATTTTATCAAACCAAGATACATAATTTGCAAACACACAATTATTCGAATAGCTTTGTTATAGGTTTAGTTTCGGAATCGATAAATTTAAGTGGTAATAAATTAAAGACAAACAAGATTATCAATAGTAGTTTTTATTAAGTTCTCGGAACTATTGATTATTTGGGCAAGCAAAACAGCAATAAATAGTGATGTCCTTAAAATTAATGATAGATTCAGCTTGCGTGGCAAGCTAATAAGGAAGAATTATAAATTATTAAAAATGAAGAACTTTAGTGATTACATTGCTGTTTATAAGGAAGAATTAAAAAAAGAAGGTATCCAAAAAGCCTACAAAGGATTGGTAAAATATGTAATGGCTTTAAAGTCACACTTCTCAAAGAAATTATCGGATCAATTTTTCTTTGGAAATACTTCTCCCGGCTACATGGATTTCACCTATTTTCCTTTTTTTAATGACTTTCTCCGGGACGAAAAATTAAGATTTGGGATTGTCTTGAATCATAAAAAAGTAAGATTCGAACTTTGGTTAATGGGACAAAATATAGAAACTCAAAAAAAGTATTGGAACTTATTAAAAACAAGCCAATGGAATAAAGATCAAACAATCATGCCTAAATATTCTGTTTTAGAAGTAGTATTGGTTGAAGATCCTAATTTTAATGAACTGAATAACTTGACTTCAAAAATTGAGAAAGAAGCAACTCTTCATACTCAAGAAATAATAGACTATATAAAACATTCTACTACATCTAAATGAACTTTCTCAAATTAAAAAATAATATTTCAGATTTCTATAATAAAACATCTGATTTTATAAGTGGTAATCAACGGCATCAGTTTGCTCTGTTCATCGTTATTCTATTTGTATTATCAATACTTATGATGGCTTGGTATTTTCCTAATGAAACAGTTACGGCAGGCGGTACCGATCTTATGTTTCATGCTAACAGATTCTACGCTATATTCGAATCTATAGAATTCGGGACATTTCCCTTTTATATAAATACCCATACTTTAAATGAATATGGATACGCCGCCAATCTATTTTATCCAGATTTCATGCTTATTCCTTTTGCTCTTTTTATCCCTTCAATAGGTCTAGCATCATCTTATAAGCTTATTATATTTACACATACTATTTTGTGTGGTATTTTTTCCTATTGGTGCATACGCAAAGTTACAAAAGACAATGTTATTGCTTTTCTCTTTTCCTTATTATACACGTTTGCAATATATAGAATTATCGATTTTTCATATAGAGGTGCATTAGGAGAATATATTTCATTCACCTTTCTGCCAATTGTCTTTTGGGGATTATATGAAATTATTTATGGCGACTACAAACATAAATGGTATATTATAACTATTGGATTTACGTGTTTAATATATACACACTTATTATCCGCTTTCTTAATATTCTTAATAGTCTGCATCGCTTTAATAATCTGCTACAAAGCTATTATTAAGACACCATCACGACTTATTTATCTGAGTATAGCAGGGGTAGCTTCTCTCCTCCTTTCTTCATTCTTCCTTTTTCCCATGTTTGAACAGTTAAGAGATAATTCTTTTTATTTTCAAACTCATCCGTTAGCTGACGAAATTGGTCCTCAATCTTACGCCGTACGTCGTATTTTATGGGGAATGTTTAGTGGTTTGACTGATCAAAAATTAAGAATAGAAACAATTGGTGTATTATTAATGATACCACTTTTGTTTCGTATTGCTATAAAAGGAAAGCATCCTTTTTTGAAGCTTGCAGACATATCAATGATATGTGGATTCTTGTTCATTTTTGCTGTATCAGACCAATTTCCATGGTACACATTTCCTTTTAATAAACTCGCAATCATTCAATTTCCCTTCAGGCTTTTACAACCTGCGAGCTTCTTATTAGCTTTTGCAGGAGCAGTATACATGACGATAGTAGGTAGACAAACAAATCGTGTTTTATTGCTAATATGCTTAATTATTGCAGGAGTGACACTTTCCTTAAAAACAACAGGAGGTGTTTATCAAGGTTATAATAGATATAAAATCAACAATACTGGTAATTATAATCTGGATGACTTAGAAATAGTAGGCGCTGAATATTTACCGAGTGTAATACCTTCTACAGAAACCGAAGATATAAGATATCGAATTCAGTTTATAGTAGACAGAGGGCAAGCTATAGATAAACAAGACACTACCAGCATAATATCCAATGTCAAGAGAAACCAAGCTAAATTGAAGTTTGATATCAAAACTCAGCAACAAGATAAAATAGTTCTCCCCCTAATCTATTATAAAGGGTATAAAGCAACTTTAGACGGTCAAAACATTAGTGTTGCACAAAGTAAAGAAGGATTAATCGAGATAACAGTTCCTGAATCCGGAAAAATAGAAGTATGGTTTAATGGAACATTTATCCAATGGTTTTCTTTAATTTTATCAGCTGTTTCATTACTCGCCCTATTGATATATCTTTATATAGACAGACCAAGCAAAAGAACAAGACTAACATCATAAATAGAATCAAAAATGAATGAATTAAAAATTGTTGCAACTATTACCGTAAAATCAGAATATGAGAAAGAAGTATTAACTGCACTTCACAACGTTGTAGATGCTACACGAAAAGAAGAAGGTAATATCTCATATGATTTACATAAAAACATAGTAAACCCTCTGGAATATACTATTCTTGAAGTATGGAAATCACAAGAAGCTATCGACTTACACAATGCAAGTATTCATTTTGATGAATTTAAGAAAGCAATCAATGGAAAAATTGATAGTTTGAAAGTCGACGTAATAAAACAGTTGTATTAATTATGTTTCGAGAAGTAAGACGACAAAACCGAGTATTAGAAGGAGAGCGAATTACAGAACTATTAATAAATTCGGAATATGGATTTCTTTCATTAGGAACTTCCGAAAACGGGTATGCCTATGGCATACCTATCAGTTATGCTTATGAAGAAGAAAGTAATTTGCTTTACTTCCACTGTGCTCGTGAAGGACAAAAGCTCGATGAAATAAGTAAAAATAATAAAGTATCTTTCTGTGTAGTGGGAAAAACAGATCCTATCGCTAACCAGTTTACGACTCTTTACGAAAGTGTCATTGCTTTTGGAGATGCTGTTACCAATCTATCTGATGACGAAAAGAGGAAGGCTCTCCGACTTTTAGTAAAGAAATACTCTGCCGGTTTTGAAGAAATTGCAGAACAATACATGGATAAATCGTGGAATCGCACATCAACATTCAAAATTGAAATCAAACATATAACAGCCAAAGCAAAATATTAATCCGAAAATACAATTAATCCTTTTGGTGAAACCACAATTGTATTATCTTTGTAATATCATCATTTTAATAGATATATGATATCTAATATTCTTATTACTCTTCTTTTTGTTTTCTTCAATGGTTTTTTTGTGGCTGCCGAATTTGCTATCGTCAAGGTAAGGAGTTCACAATTAGAGCTTAAAGCACAAGATGGAAATCGTTTTGCGATTCTTTCAAAACACATAGTTAGTCATCTGGATGCATATCTGGCTGCAACGCAATTGGGAATCACACTATCCAGTCTTGCCTTAGGTTGGATTGG encodes:
- a CDS encoding putative quinol monooxygenase; translation: MNELKIVATITVKSEYEKEVLTALHNVVDATRKEEGNISYDLHKNIVNPLEYTILEVWKSQEAIDLHNASIHFDEFKKAINGKIDSLKVDVIKQLY
- a CDS encoding pyridoxamine 5'-phosphate oxidase family protein, whose amino-acid sequence is MFREVRRQNRVLEGERITELLINSEYGFLSLGTSENGYAYGIPISYAYEEESNLLYFHCAREGQKLDEISKNNKVSFCVVGKTDPIANQFTTLYESVIAFGDAVTNLSDDEKRKALRLLVKKYSAGFEEIAEQYMDKSWNRTSTFKIEIKHITAKAKY